The Narcine bancroftii isolate sNarBan1 chromosome 6, sNarBan1.hap1, whole genome shotgun sequence genome window below encodes:
- the LOC138736799 gene encoding nephrocan-like, which translates to MEATEAYTFSTLTNLKTLELWKNKLRRVPSKLPSNMEVLKLGNNRIQVLCEADFEGLAKLKVLDLQNNKISIIQSRVLSSALRLESLILDSNRLELLTGPLKLSCLKRLSMQNNRLSSLPLNFFSFLPSLHFLSLSGNLFFKIPQELPPLLWSLKMDKNLITELKIKDLNYLRHLSELTLSENHISTTNNALTLSNLSTVDLSKNQLKAVPTGLPSHLRMLDCSHNFIRKITLQELSGVCGLKHLFLEYNNITVIDLDARQHCLQLSDLALEQNHLSSFPKGLPDTLVRLDLKGNNIKDICKETVKNLKRLQVLNLRSNRLSSLNSEVLAYFPRLRRLYLDGNPWNCTCDLIKIRDLLTAKQMEIKSGDCATPAYYQGETWLSSTKILNNCGYNIWHGMKGKAFLESYAKVSLNHDSSNIDTPTDYEDYYDYDIY; encoded by the exons ATGGAAGCTACAGAAGCTTACACTTTTTCAACTCTAACAAATCTGAAAACTTTAGAACTATGGAAAAACAAACTGAGACGTGTTCCTAGTAAACTTCCCTCCAATATGGAGGTGCTAAAACTGGGTAATAACAGGATTCAAGTCTTGTGTGAAGCTGACTTTGAAGGTTTGGCAAAATTGAAGGTccttgatcttcaaaacaataagaTCTCCATAATCCAATCCCGTGTTTTGTCATCTGCTCTCAGATTAGAAAGCCTTATTTTGGATAGTAACAGACTTGAACTTCTAACAGGACCATTAAAGCTTTCTTGCTTAAAACGTTTAAGCATGCAAAATAACAGACTCTCTTCACTACCTTTGAATTTTTTCAGTTTCTTACCATCACTTCATTTTCTTAGTTTATCAGGAAATTTGTTTTTCAAGATTCCACAAGAATTGCCACCATTATTATGGTCCTTAAAAATGGACAAAAATTTGATTACTGAATtgaaaattaaagatttaaactATCTCAGGCACCTATCTGAACTCACCCTTTCTGAAAATCACATCTCCACAACTAATAATGCACTGACTTTGTCAAACTTATCCACAGTGGATCTATCTAAAAATCAACTGAAAGCTGTTCCTACTGGTCTCCCATCACATCTGCGCATGTTGGATTGCAGTCATAACTTCATAAGAAAAATTACACTGCAGGAACTCTCTGGAGTGTGCGGGCTGAAACATTTGTTTCTGGAATACAACAACATTACTGTTATTGATCTAGATGCACGGCAGCACTGTTTACAACTATCCGACCTAGCATTGGAGCAAAACCATCTGTCATCTTTCCCAAAAGG TCTCCCTGACACTCTCGTGCGGCTAGATTTGAAAGGAAATAACATAAAGGACATTTGCAAAGAGACAGTTAAAAATCTGAAACGGCTTCAAGTTCTAAACCTGCGGAGTAATCGGTTGTCCTCTCTAAATTCTGAAGTGCTTGCGTACTTTCCTCGCCTCAGGCGGCTGTATTTAGATGGGAACCCCTGGAATTGTACATGTGATCTCATAAAAATAAGAGATTTATTAACTGCAAAACAAATGGAGATTAAAAGTGGGGACTGTGCAACCCCAGCCTATTATCAAGGAGAGACCTGGCTATCTTCAACCAAGATTCTGAACAACTGCGGATATAATATTTGGCATGGTATGAAAGGAAAAGCCTTTCTTGAGAGTTATGCAAAAGTATCACTGAATCACGACAGCTCTAACATCGATACTCCAACTGACTATGAAGATTATTATGACTATGATATATATTGA